A genomic region of Christiangramia sp. OXR-203 contains the following coding sequences:
- the dinB gene encoding DNA polymerase IV, whose amino-acid sequence MKLEKSIIHLDLDTFFVSAERRLDSKLNDKPLIVGGLGDRGVVAACSYETRKFGVHSGMSMKVARQLCPQSIVIKGNASTYTKFSHEVTEVIRSKVPSFEKASVDEFYADLTGMDRFFGITQFAKELQETIKKETYLPISFGLSTNKVVSKIATGEGKPYAQKVIEAGSEKTFLAPLAVNKIPMIGNKTFQKLLNLGVRRIETIQKMPVEVLESVLGKNGRTIWKRAHGIDNPPIIPFHERKSISTERTFNRDTIDMIRLHGTLVAMAESLAYQLRRGNKLVSTVSVKIRYSDFQTYSKQVSIPYTSADHILIPKVEELFKQLYSRRLLIRLIGVKFSGLVGGHYQINLFDDSEDMLNLYNSLDKIKNRFGEHAVMRAAAMDAKTIGRMKNPFNGEPPIVLAHRKQ is encoded by the coding sequence ATGAAGTTAGAGAAATCAATTATACATCTGGATCTTGACACCTTTTTTGTTTCCGCAGAGAGGCGTCTGGATTCTAAATTGAATGATAAACCCCTTATTGTAGGTGGTCTGGGAGATCGCGGCGTAGTAGCAGCATGCAGTTATGAGACTCGCAAGTTTGGAGTACATTCCGGAATGTCCATGAAAGTGGCCAGGCAACTCTGCCCACAGTCTATCGTTATCAAAGGGAATGCTTCCACTTACACGAAATTCTCCCATGAGGTAACCGAAGTTATTCGTAGCAAAGTTCCTTCTTTTGAAAAGGCCAGCGTAGATGAATTTTATGCAGATCTCACGGGAATGGATAGATTTTTCGGAATCACCCAGTTCGCTAAAGAACTTCAGGAAACTATCAAAAAGGAAACTTATTTACCTATTTCCTTCGGACTTTCCACTAACAAAGTGGTTTCTAAAATTGCTACCGGCGAAGGCAAACCTTATGCCCAGAAAGTGATCGAAGCAGGTTCAGAAAAAACATTCCTTGCTCCACTTGCAGTGAACAAGATCCCGATGATTGGAAATAAAACCTTTCAGAAATTATTAAACCTCGGCGTTCGCAGAATTGAGACGATTCAGAAGATGCCTGTAGAGGTTTTAGAGAGCGTGTTGGGTAAGAATGGCCGTACTATATGGAAACGTGCTCACGGGATCGACAATCCTCCTATCATTCCGTTTCACGAGCGCAAGTCTATTTCAACTGAAAGAACCTTTAACAGGGACACTATCGATATGATCCGTTTGCATGGTACGCTAGTAGCCATGGCAGAAAGTCTCGCCTATCAGCTTCGCCGGGGAAATAAGCTCGTTTCCACAGTGAGTGTAAAGATCAGGTATTCAGATTTTCAAACTTACAGCAAACAGGTAAGCATCCCATATACCAGTGCAGATCATATCCTAATTCCTAAGGTCGAGGAGCTTTTTAAACAATTATACAGCAGGCGCTTGCTCATCAGGTTGATCGGGGTGAAATTTAGCGGACTCGTGGGAGGTCACTACCAGATCAATCTTTTTGATGATTCTGAAGATATGCTGAATCTCTACAATTCTCTGGATAAGATCAAAAATCGCTTTGGTGAACATGCGGTGATGCGTGCTGCTGCTATGGATGCGAAAACCATCGGCAGAATGAAGAATCCTTTTAACGGGGAGCCACCTATCGTTCTTGCACATAGAAAACAATAA
- a CDS encoding DNA polymerase III subunit alpha, whose amino-acid sequence MYLNCHTYYSLRYGTFPIRELCELAYSNDIWQFAITDINNTSACLEFLRLTNGTKIKPVLGIDFRNAAEQQYIGLAKKNAGFLQLNDHLSNHLHEKKDFETVAPQLPDCFIIYPFGKVVEQKRKNFRSNEYIGVSKEEIGKLRFSEYINLKDKLVILQTVSFRNKKDFNAHRLLRAIDNNLLLSKLPESEQGKASHKMYPRQEMEAAFEDFPHILENTQQIMDACKVHYDFGKGQNRNLKIYRNTIEEDADMIRRLTYEKLPEKYPKANREVYTRVEKELESIIRLEFVSYFLINLGIVDYARSQNYPFVGRGSGANSVVAYILGITNVDPIELDLYFERFINPNRKSPPDFDLDFSWKDRNDITDYIFRTYKNTALMGTYVTFKQRAVARELGKVFGLPKENIDKLASGFYSYDNLDHLEKLVIRYSKLIEGFPNYLSVHSGGILILDDSVHNYAATFLPPKGFRTIQIDMNIAEEVGIHKFDILAQRGLSKITDTIEIVKQNQPDAKLEDIENIKAFKEDPAINELLTTGDCMGVFYVESPAMRGLLTKLQTRDYLNLVAASSVIRPGISSAGMKDEFILRHRFPEKRKEAHPVMYEIMPDTYGVMVYQEDVMKVAYHFAGLSLDDADVLRRGMSGKKTSRGQMEKIENTFRENCNNKGYKPKLIDEVWEQISSFAGYAFPKGHSASYAVESYQSLYLKKYFPLEFMVAAINNGGGFYDLQTYIQEIRRWGGTIHAPCINKSDHPNVIYGKNVYLGFGYIKELEVKTIQQILENRQFFGEFRSLDDFIDRIQISIEQLSLLLKINAFRFTGIDKHELLWKAYFKLDRNKPKTNQPLLFKPKHKDFELPEFEASKMIEAYDQMELLGFPLCSHFELLKDPLKQNVVTASQLKDHIGKNIEIYGNLVNSKKTGTSNGKYMYFGTFYDPEGVIFDVVLFPLIAEKYPIRTKGIYLCYGEVVSNLGYISISIKTLTRQATQTDPRLVGNNFKFAV is encoded by the coding sequence ATGTATTTAAACTGCCACACATACTATTCACTGCGATATGGGACTTTTCCCATCAGGGAGTTGTGTGAGCTCGCCTACTCCAACGATATCTGGCAGTTCGCTATTACAGACATCAATAATACTTCAGCCTGCCTCGAATTCCTGAGGCTTACCAATGGAACCAAAATCAAACCGGTTCTGGGAATTGACTTTAGAAATGCTGCTGAGCAACAATATATTGGACTGGCGAAAAAAAATGCTGGCTTCCTTCAACTAAACGATCATCTTTCTAATCACCTGCATGAAAAAAAAGATTTTGAAACGGTAGCTCCACAACTACCTGATTGTTTTATCATTTATCCCTTCGGAAAAGTGGTAGAACAAAAACGTAAAAATTTCAGAAGCAATGAATATATAGGAGTTTCCAAAGAGGAGATCGGGAAATTAAGATTTTCAGAATACATAAATCTGAAGGATAAACTGGTTATTTTACAAACGGTGAGCTTTCGGAATAAAAAAGACTTTAATGCACATCGCTTACTCAGGGCGATCGACAATAATTTGCTGCTAAGCAAGCTTCCGGAATCAGAACAGGGAAAAGCTTCACATAAAATGTATCCCAGGCAGGAAATGGAAGCCGCTTTTGAGGATTTCCCTCATATTCTGGAGAATACACAACAAATTATGGACGCTTGCAAGGTGCATTATGACTTTGGGAAAGGACAGAACCGAAATTTAAAGATTTACCGAAATACGATCGAAGAGGATGCAGATATGATCCGGCGGCTCACCTATGAAAAACTTCCCGAGAAATACCCAAAAGCAAATCGGGAAGTTTATACGCGGGTTGAAAAAGAACTGGAATCTATCATCAGGCTTGAGTTTGTTTCTTATTTTCTTATCAACCTGGGAATTGTGGACTATGCTCGTTCGCAGAATTATCCATTTGTAGGACGTGGGAGCGGTGCGAATTCGGTTGTTGCCTATATTCTTGGAATCACCAATGTAGACCCTATAGAACTCGATCTTTATTTTGAACGTTTTATAAATCCTAACCGGAAATCTCCGCCAGATTTTGACCTTGATTTTTCATGGAAAGACCGTAATGATATCACAGATTATATCTTCAGAACTTATAAAAATACTGCGCTTATGGGCACCTATGTTACCTTTAAACAGCGTGCAGTAGCCCGTGAACTCGGGAAGGTTTTTGGTTTGCCTAAAGAAAATATCGATAAGCTCGCTTCTGGATTCTATTCCTATGACAACTTGGATCATCTGGAGAAACTGGTAATTAGGTATAGCAAACTTATAGAAGGTTTCCCAAATTATTTAAGTGTTCATTCCGGTGGAATTTTGATCCTGGACGATTCGGTGCATAATTATGCCGCTACGTTTTTACCTCCCAAAGGCTTCCGGACGATACAGATCGATATGAACATTGCTGAAGAAGTAGGCATTCATAAATTTGATATTCTTGCCCAACGCGGACTCTCAAAAATCACCGATACCATCGAGATCGTAAAACAGAATCAGCCAGATGCTAAATTAGAGGATATCGAAAACATCAAAGCTTTTAAGGAAGATCCAGCGATCAACGAATTGCTCACCACTGGCGATTGTATGGGAGTATTTTATGTGGAATCTCCTGCCATGCGAGGTTTACTTACAAAACTACAAACCAGGGATTACCTTAACCTGGTTGCAGCAAGTTCTGTAATTAGACCAGGAATTTCCAGCGCTGGTATGAAGGATGAATTTATTCTAAGACATCGCTTTCCTGAAAAAAGAAAGGAAGCGCACCCGGTAATGTACGAGATCATGCCCGACACTTATGGCGTGATGGTTTACCAGGAAGATGTAATGAAAGTCGCTTATCATTTTGCCGGTTTGAGCCTGGATGATGCAGATGTATTACGAAGAGGGATGAGCGGAAAAAAAACTTCCCGGGGGCAAATGGAAAAGATCGAGAATACCTTCCGCGAGAACTGTAATAATAAAGGTTACAAACCAAAACTGATCGATGAAGTCTGGGAACAGATCTCTTCCTTTGCCGGCTATGCATTTCCGAAGGGACACTCGGCTTCATACGCGGTGGAAAGTTACCAGAGTTTGTACCTGAAGAAATATTTTCCGCTTGAGTTTATGGTGGCAGCGATCAACAATGGAGGTGGTTTTTATGATCTGCAGACCTATATTCAGGAAATAAGACGATGGGGCGGTACGATTCACGCTCCGTGTATTAATAAAAGTGATCACCCCAATGTGATCTACGGAAAAAACGTCTACCTGGGTTTTGGATATATAAAGGAGTTGGAAGTAAAAACTATTCAGCAAATACTGGAAAACAGGCAATTTTTTGGAGAATTTAGGTCACTGGATGATTTTATAGACCGTATCCAGATCTCTATTGAACAACTTAGCTTGTTACTAAAGATCAACGCCTTTAGGTTTACCGGAATAGACAAACACGAACTTTTATGGAAAGCTTATTTTAAACTGGACAGGAATAAACCAAAAACGAATCAGCCGCTACTTTTTAAACCGAAGCATAAAGATTTTGAATTGCCGGAATTTGAAGCTTCCAAAATGATCGAAGCCTACGACCAGATGGAACTTCTGGGATTTCCGCTATGCAGTCATTTTGAATTACTGAAAGATCCTCTAAAGCAAAATGTGGTTACAGCTTCGCAGTTAAAAGATCATATCGGGAAAAACATAGAGATCTATGGTAACCTGGTAAATTCTAAAAAAACCGGGACTTCAAATGGTAAATACATGTATTTCGGCACATTCTATGATCCTGAAGGAGTGATATTTGATGTGGTTCTTTTCCCTTTAATAGCTGAAAAGTATCCTATAAGAACTAAGGGAATTTATCTGTGTTATGGTGAAGTGGTTTCCAATCTTGGATATATCTCCATTAGCATCAAAACTCTCACCAGACAGGCTACACAAACCGATCCCAGACTCGTGGGAAATAATTTTAAGTTTGCAGTCTAG
- a CDS encoding NAD(P)/FAD-dependent oxidoreductase has product MSTLVQITALPRELEDHHLLLNRAIKKSNIRKDDIGDWRIRKRSIDARKKPVKLNLQIEIWKHGEERSTRSSLSLQDVSEAKEIAIIGAGPAGLYAALRAVEAGLKPVVFERGKDVRARRHDLAKINKEQTVNPESNYCFGEGGAGTYSDGKLYTRSKKRGNVLKALEWFVEFGADPDILVDAHPHIGTNKLPKIITAMREAIVDAGGEVHFNSKLTDLKLESDKITAIEINKEKWLHFDEVILATGHSARDIFYLLHERNIKIEAKPFALGVRIEHQQKLIDHIQYHGDDENPYLPPASYSLVEQVDGLGVYSFCMCPGGIIAPCATEQEEVVTNGWSPSKRNNPYSNSGIVVSIEPTDLPGYTENNPFVCLDFQKMVERNCWEAAGKTQQVPAQRMKDFVEGRLSSDFPKTSYQPGIVSVDLNKVLPDLIAKRLRKAFVKFGKRLKGYYTNEAVLHAPESRTSSPILIPRDPSTLEHLEVKGFYPCGEGAGYAGGIISAAIDGINCVDAIAKKYAATQAGGSE; this is encoded by the coding sequence ATGAGCACACTGGTTCAAATTACAGCTTTACCCCGGGAACTTGAAGATCATCATTTGCTTCTGAACAGGGCAATTAAGAAATCGAATATCAGAAAGGATGATATAGGAGACTGGAGAATTAGAAAGCGTTCTATCGATGCCCGGAAAAAACCGGTGAAACTGAATCTGCAGATCGAGATCTGGAAACACGGTGAAGAAAGAAGTACGAGATCATCTTTGTCTCTTCAGGATGTTTCCGAAGCAAAGGAAATAGCAATTATTGGTGCTGGTCCTGCTGGATTGTATGCAGCATTACGAGCAGTGGAAGCGGGCTTGAAACCTGTGGTTTTTGAACGTGGAAAAGATGTAAGAGCCAGAAGACATGACCTTGCCAAGATTAATAAAGAGCAAACTGTAAACCCGGAATCTAATTATTGTTTTGGAGAAGGTGGCGCCGGTACATACTCAGATGGGAAATTATATACGCGCTCGAAGAAACGTGGAAATGTATTGAAAGCCCTGGAGTGGTTCGTGGAATTTGGAGCAGATCCTGATATTCTTGTGGATGCACATCCGCATATTGGAACGAATAAATTACCTAAGATCATCACCGCTATGCGAGAAGCGATCGTGGATGCTGGAGGAGAAGTACATTTTAACTCTAAGCTAACCGATCTAAAGTTAGAGAGTGATAAGATCACGGCCATTGAGATCAATAAGGAGAAGTGGTTGCATTTTGATGAGGTAATTCTGGCGACGGGACACTCGGCCAGGGATATATTTTACCTGCTACATGAACGAAATATTAAGATAGAAGCCAAGCCTTTCGCGCTGGGAGTTCGAATTGAGCATCAGCAAAAACTGATTGATCATATCCAGTATCACGGGGATGATGAAAATCCTTATTTACCTCCAGCTTCGTACAGTCTGGTAGAACAGGTAGATGGACTTGGTGTGTATTCTTTCTGTATGTGTCCGGGAGGTATTATTGCTCCGTGTGCTACAGAACAGGAAGAAGTGGTAACCAACGGCTGGAGTCCAAGTAAGCGAAATAATCCATATTCCAACTCAGGAATAGTAGTAAGTATAGAACCTACAGATCTGCCGGGTTATACAGAGAATAATCCATTTGTTTGTCTTGACTTTCAGAAGATGGTGGAAAGAAATTGTTGGGAAGCGGCTGGCAAAACTCAGCAGGTTCCTGCGCAGCGTATGAAGGATTTTGTAGAAGGAAGGTTGTCTTCAGATTTCCCGAAAACTTCTTATCAGCCTGGAATAGTAAGCGTTGATCTTAATAAAGTATTACCAGATCTAATAGCTAAAAGACTACGAAAAGCCTTTGTGAAATTCGGTAAAAGGCTGAAAGGTTATTATACGAACGAAGCCGTTTTACATGCTCCGGAAAGTAGGACTTCTTCACCAATTCTAATTCCGCGTGACCCGTCAACACTGGAACATTTAGAAGTAAAAGGATTCTATCCCTGTGGAGAAGGAGCCGGATATGCCGGAGGAATCATTTCCGCAGCTATAGACGGAATCAACTGTGTCGATGCGATTGCGAAGAAGTATGCAGCAACACAGGCAGGCGGTAGCGAATAA
- the odhB gene encoding 2-oxoglutarate dehydrogenase complex dihydrolipoyllysine-residue succinyltransferase yields MALEMKVPSPGESITEVEIAQWLVEDGDYVEKDQAVAEVDSDKATLELPAEASGIITLKAEEGDVVEVGEVVCLIDTDAAKPGSDDKEDSESKDDKSAETEEKERQESTEDKKDSDKAAAKTEEPSKSSTPSQKQDDTYATGTPSPAAKKILDEKGIDSKDVKGSGRDGRVTKEDAVEAKASMGSPGKGTRGEERKKMSMFRRKLAERLVSAKNDTAMLTTFNEVDMSPIFALRKKYKEEFKEKHGVSLGFMSFFTLAVIRALDEYPAVNSMIDGDYQVSYDYKDISIAVSGPKGLTVPVIRNAENLSFRGVESEVKRLAIKARDGKITVDEMTGGTFTITNGGVFGSMLSTPIINPPQSAILGMHNIVERPVAIDGHVEIRPIMYVALSYDHRIIDGKESVGFLVAVKEALENPEELLMDGDIKRSLEL; encoded by the coding sequence ATGGCCTTAGAAATGAAAGTTCCTTCACCCGGCGAATCGATTACTGAAGTTGAAATAGCTCAGTGGTTAGTCGAAGATGGTGATTACGTTGAAAAAGATCAGGCAGTAGCCGAAGTGGATAGTGATAAAGCAACCCTGGAACTTCCTGCAGAAGCTAGCGGAATTATTACTTTGAAAGCTGAAGAAGGAGATGTGGTAGAAGTTGGAGAGGTAGTTTGTCTAATTGATACCGATGCTGCAAAGCCTGGTAGTGATGATAAGGAGGACAGTGAAAGCAAAGACGACAAGTCTGCTGAAACTGAAGAAAAAGAGCGCCAGGAAAGTACGGAAGATAAGAAGGACAGTGATAAAGCAGCTGCTAAGACTGAAGAGCCTTCAAAATCAAGTACTCCAAGCCAGAAACAGGATGATACTTACGCAACTGGAACTCCTTCACCAGCTGCTAAAAAAATTCTTGACGAAAAGGGGATTGATAGTAAAGATGTAAAAGGTTCTGGAAGAGATGGTCGAGTAACTAAGGAAGATGCGGTAGAGGCAAAAGCTTCTATGGGATCTCCTGGAAAAGGAACCAGAGGGGAAGAGCGTAAGAAAATGTCAATGTTCCGTAGAAAACTTGCGGAACGTCTGGTAAGTGCTAAGAACGATACGGCAATGCTGACTACTTTTAACGAAGTAGATATGTCTCCAATTTTTGCACTAAGAAAGAAATATAAAGAAGAATTTAAAGAGAAGCATGGGGTGAGTCTTGGCTTTATGTCATTCTTTACGCTTGCGGTGATCCGTGCGCTAGATGAATATCCTGCAGTAAACTCTATGATTGATGGGGATTACCAGGTAAGCTACGATTATAAAGATATTAGTATTGCAGTTTCTGGTCCAAAAGGACTTACAGTACCTGTAATTAGAAATGCTGAAAATCTTAGTTTCAGAGGGGTCGAGTCTGAAGTGAAAAGGCTTGCGATCAAAGCCAGAGATGGTAAGATCACTGTGGATGAAATGACCGGTGGTACTTTTACCATTACTAATGGTGGAGTATTTGGATCTATGTTATCAACTCCAATTATCAATCCACCTCAATCTGCTATTCTTGGAATGCACAACATTGTGGAAAGACCTGTTGCAATAGATGGTCACGTTGAAATTAGACCAATTATGTATGTAGCATTGTCGTACGATCACAGAATCATTGATGGTAAAGAGTCTGTTGGATTCCTTGTAGCTGTTAAAGAAGCACTGGAAAATCCTGAAGAACTATTGATGGACGGAGATATTAAGAGATCACTGGAATTGTAG
- a CDS encoding retropepsin-like aspartic protease yields the protein MSLRELLQEKGYHRIKLKYTKTNHFELKAKINNIEGNFILDTGASSTCVGIDAIEHFDLLSEDSDIKAAGAGATNMLTQVSAKNIVQIGDWKKKKIDLVLFDLKHVNEALENHKAEKVQGIIGADILKKGKAVIDYKGKALFLK from the coding sequence ATGTCTTTAAGAGAGTTGCTTCAGGAAAAAGGATATCATCGTATCAAATTAAAATACACCAAAACCAATCATTTCGAACTAAAAGCGAAGATCAATAATATTGAAGGTAATTTTATACTGGACACTGGCGCTTCCAGCACCTGTGTGGGTATAGATGCGATCGAACATTTTGATCTACTTTCAGAAGATAGTGATATTAAAGCGGCTGGTGCAGGAGCTACCAATATGTTAACCCAGGTTTCAGCGAAAAATATAGTACAGATTGGAGACTGGAAAAAGAAAAAGATCGACCTGGTTCTTTTCGACCTTAAACACGTAAATGAGGCGCTCGAAAATCATAAAGCTGAAAAGGTACAGGGTATCATAGGAGCCGATATTCTGAAAAAAGGTAAAGCTGTTATCGATTATAAAGGCAAGGCCTTATTTCTCAAATAA